A region from the Simiduia sp. 21SJ11W-1 genome encodes:
- a CDS encoding Dps family protein: MPSATILSTKPKEQKTENGITRADRSELAKFLSKALADTFLLNLKTLNFHWNVVGPLFYSLHKLTEEQYEDLTASIDVIAERIRALGFVAPGSITQYAELTDIKEETGSPSAEEMIKQLADDNERCARNLRHAVSAAEEIEDVKTADLLTERIGQHEENAWMLRAILSS, encoded by the coding sequence ATGCCTAGCGCAACTATCTTATCCACCAAACCCAAAGAGCAAAAAACCGAGAACGGCATTACTCGCGCAGACCGCAGCGAGCTGGCCAAATTTTTATCAAAGGCACTGGCCGATACGTTCTTGCTGAACCTCAAAACCCTTAACTTCCACTGGAATGTGGTAGGCCCGTTGTTTTACAGCCTGCACAAACTCACCGAAGAGCAGTACGAAGACTTAACCGCATCCATTGATGTGATTGCCGAGCGTATTCGCGCATTGGGTTTTGTGGCCCCGGGCAGTATTACGCAATACGCAGAGCTCACCGACATCAAGGAAGAAACCGGCTCGCCCAGCGCTGAAGAAATGATCAAGCAACTGGCCGACGACAACGAACGCTGTGCCCGCAACCTGCGTCACGCAGTCAGCGCCGCAGAGGAAATTGAAGACGTAAAAACAGCCGACTTGCTCACCGAGCGCATTGGCCAGCACGAAGAAAACGCCTGGATGCTACGCGCGATTTTAAGCTCATAA
- a CDS encoding TSUP family transporter: MEWAWWVYAGLVLVAFVAGFISSIAGAGGLIVLPVLLWAGVPPLNALAINKFQSVFGTLTSTLNFFRKGHLDVRPLWPGLLCALVGAVAGTWLIQRMPSDWLKLLLPLLLLLLALYFAFSPDISDEPRPARMGQGPFNVIAGTGLGLYGGFFGPGMGSFYAAAFARWRGQPMRAATASTKPFVLVVNVTSMLVFVASGYQWWGLAIAMAAAQIVGARIGSNLVISRGARLVKPLLVWVTLAIAGNLLWRSWGQ; the protein is encoded by the coding sequence ATGGAATGGGCTTGGTGGGTTTATGCAGGGCTTGTGTTGGTGGCTTTTGTGGCGGGGTTTATCTCCTCCATTGCAGGGGCCGGCGGGTTGATAGTGTTGCCGGTGTTGTTGTGGGCGGGTGTGCCGCCGCTCAATGCACTGGCCATCAATAAATTCCAGAGTGTGTTCGGCACACTTACCTCTACTTTGAACTTCTTTCGCAAGGGGCACCTGGATGTCAGGCCGCTCTGGCCCGGGCTTTTGTGTGCGCTGGTGGGCGCTGTGGCCGGCACCTGGCTTATCCAGCGCATGCCATCAGACTGGTTAAAGCTGCTACTGCCGCTCTTACTGCTCTTGCTGGCGCTCTATTTTGCCTTCTCCCCCGATATTTCAGATGAGCCCCGCCCTGCGCGAATGGGGCAGGGCCCTTTTAACGTGATTGCAGGCACGGGCCTCGGCCTGTACGGTGGTTTCTTCGGCCCGGGCATGGGGTCTTTTTATGCTGCCGCCTTTGCCCGCTGGCGAGGCCAGCCAATGCGCGCCGCCACCGCCAGCACCAAGCCCTTCGTGCTGGTGGTAAATGTCACCTCCATGCTGGTGTTTGTGGCTTCGGGCTACCAGTGGTGGGGCTTGGCCATTGCCATGGCCGCGGCACAAATTGTGGGGGCCCGCATCGGGTCTAATTTAGTCATCAGCCGGGGTGCCCGCTTGGTAAAGCCCTTACTTGTGTGGGTAACCTTGGCCATTGCGGGGAACTTGTTATGGCGTTCGTGGGGGCAATAA
- a CDS encoding HDOD domain-containing protein has protein sequence MNNLAFENPDAQTIAHALQSRTASRELEVPLLPEVANKVITLSQDPESDAAQLASLIQSDQALAGHVMHIANSAAYSPNATLVSLQQAITRLGMNLISDIALAASISAKMFKAPGFENHIQSIWRHALATALWGKEIARQGRRNVEATFLCGLLHSIGRPVVIQAALDCANKTHTKLSEADVLLLEENLHTPVGVAVAQRWEMPQIVCESIEFFHAYEKATQAREQTTMINGGAAFATHMLTPDQLSAEQLTALPVLADLNLYDDEVQSLLDKKDDIKSTMEAMLGR, from the coding sequence ATGAACAACTTAGCCTTCGAGAACCCGGACGCACAAACCATTGCCCACGCCCTGCAATCGCGCACGGCCAGCCGGGAACTGGAAGTGCCACTGCTGCCGGAAGTTGCCAACAAAGTGATTACCCTCTCACAAGACCCGGAATCCGATGCCGCCCAACTGGCAAGCCTGATACAAAGCGATCAGGCATTGGCCGGCCACGTGATGCACATCGCCAATTCGGCGGCCTACTCACCCAATGCCACACTGGTATCGCTGCAGCAGGCCATTACTCGCCTGGGCATGAACCTGATATCAGACATAGCGCTGGCGGCCTCTATTTCGGCGAAAATGTTTAAAGCACCCGGCTTTGAAAACCACATTCAATCCATATGGCGCCACGCTCTGGCCACTGCCCTTTGGGGTAAAGAAATTGCGCGCCAGGGCCGGCGCAACGTTGAGGCCACATTTTTATGCGGCCTACTACACTCCATTGGCCGGCCTGTGGTTATCCAGGCGGCCCTGGATTGTGCAAACAAAACCCACACCAAATTGAGCGAGGCAGATGTACTGCTACTTGAAGAGAATCTGCACACGCCCGTAGGGGTTGCCGTTGCCCAGCGCTGGGAAATGCCCCAGATTGTGTGTGAATCCATTGAGTTTTTCCACGCATACGAAAAGGCCACGCAAGCGCGCGAGCAAACCACCATGATCAATGGCGGGGCCGCCTTTGCCACTCACATGCTCACACCTGATCAGCTCAGTGCCGAACAACTCACCGCACTGCCGGTGTTGGCCGACCTCAATTTGTACGATGACGAAGTGCAAAGCCTGCTCGATAAAAAAGACGATATAAAAAGCACCATGGAGGCCATGCTCGGACGATGA
- a CDS encoding 1-acyl-sn-glycerol-3-phosphate acyltransferase, giving the protein MAVVPLLPEDAPRFGGSLTRALGRGLLHLLGWRLEGELPNEKKVMVALAPHTSNWDFIVAMPVIMALGIRVSYLMKKEAFIWPFSILFRWWGGIPIDRSASQDVVGQVASWYAEHDAVWVAITPEGTRKKVGQYKTGFVRIAHAAGVPVLTIAWDFPSKALVVDKLWTTTGNHEADAERIRAHINSHYRGAQPQYQ; this is encoded by the coding sequence ATGGCTGTTGTACCCCTATTACCTGAAGATGCGCCCCGTTTCGGGGGTAGCCTTACCCGCGCCCTGGGCCGGGGTTTATTGCACTTGTTGGGCTGGCGCCTGGAGGGTGAGTTACCCAACGAGAAGAAGGTGATGGTGGCCCTGGCCCCGCACACTTCAAACTGGGACTTTATTGTGGCTATGCCGGTGATTATGGCGCTTGGGATTCGGGTGTCTTACCTGATGAAAAAAGAGGCGTTCATTTGGCCGTTCAGCATTTTGTTCAGGTGGTGGGGCGGCATTCCCATTGATCGCAGCGCCTCGCAGGATGTGGTGGGCCAGGTGGCCAGCTGGTATGCCGAGCACGATGCGGTTTGGGTGGCTATCACACCCGAGGGTACACGCAAAAAAGTGGGCCAATACAAAACCGGCTTTGTGCGTATTGCCCATGCGGCGGGTGTGCCGGTATTAACCATCGCCTGGGATTTCCCGTCTAAGGCGTTGGTGGTAGATAAGCTCTGGACAACCACCGGCAATCACGAGGCCGATGCCGAGCGCATTCGTGCCCATATCAATAGCCACTACCGGGGCGCCCAGCCGCAATACCAGTAG
- a CDS encoding AI-2E family transporter has translation MGDGVNRPVLSFMVGLAAFVIVVAGMRAAESLLVPFFLSLFIAVICSPPLLWMKRRGLPGGLAVLVIISLIVLVGAVIGAVVGSSIASFRADLPDYQARLQDMSAGLRAWLAGRGLEIDRGFWAEHIKPSAALALAGNTLSSLGNLMTNAFLILLTVVFILAEEMRFADRLARAHEDLQSTIVGINRFTKSVNHYMALKSGLSLLTGALVSLWLWFLGVDYALLWGTMAFLLNFVPNLGSLLAAVPAVLLALVQLGLPDALWTAAGYVAINVVIGNVLEPKVMGRGLNLSTLVVFLSLVFWGWVLGPVGMLLSVPLTMTVKIALESYPGTAWLGMVLGDAPPDAEQLEDSPIAALVVAADEASKGETAKD, from the coding sequence ATGGGCGATGGAGTGAACCGGCCAGTATTGAGCTTTATGGTTGGCCTGGCGGCCTTTGTGATAGTGGTGGCCGGCATGCGCGCGGCAGAATCACTGCTGGTGCCGTTTTTCCTCTCGTTGTTTATTGCGGTTATTTGCTCGCCTCCATTGCTGTGGATGAAGCGCCGCGGCCTGCCCGGTGGCCTGGCGGTGCTGGTGATCATTTCCCTCATCGTGCTGGTGGGCGCGGTAATTGGTGCGGTGGTGGGCTCATCTATAGCCTCGTTCCGCGCGGATTTGCCGGATTATCAGGCGCGCCTGCAAGACATGAGTGCGGGCCTCAGGGCCTGGCTTGCGGGCCGGGGGCTGGAGATAGATCGCGGCTTCTGGGCCGAGCACATCAAGCCCTCTGCGGCACTGGCGTTGGCGGGTAATACGCTGTCTTCGCTTGGCAATTTAATGACCAACGCCTTTCTGATTTTGCTGACAGTGGTGTTTATTCTTGCCGAGGAAATGCGTTTTGCCGACCGCCTGGCCCGCGCCCATGAAGATTTGCAAAGCACCATAGTGGGTATCAACCGCTTCACCAAATCGGTGAATCACTACATGGCGCTCAAAAGCGGGCTGAGCCTGCTCACCGGTGCCCTGGTGAGCCTGTGGTTGTGGTTCTTGGGGGTGGATTACGCCTTGCTGTGGGGCACCATGGCGTTTTTGCTGAACTTTGTACCCAACCTGGGTTCGCTATTGGCAGCGGTGCCCGCGGTGTTGCTGGCACTGGTGCAGCTCGGGCTGCCCGATGCCCTGTGGACGGCCGCCGGCTACGTGGCCATAAACGTGGTTATCGGCAATGTGCTTGAGCCCAAAGTCATGGGGCGTGGCCTGAACCTCTCAACCCTGGTGGTGTTTTTATCCTTGGTATTTTGGGGCTGGGTGCTGGGGCCTGTGGGCATGTTGCTCTCTGTGCCGCTCACCATGACAGTAAAAATCGCCTTGGAAAGCTACCCGGGTACAGCCTGGCTTGGCATGGTGCTGGGCGATGCCCCGCCCGATGCCGAGCAACTAGAAGACAGCCCCATTGCCGCTTTGGTTGTGGCCGCTGACGAAGCCTCAAAGGGTGAAACCGCAAAAGATTAA
- a CDS encoding amidoligase family protein produces MNKLHNNCKLPPERMNHEGKMRKVGIEIEMAGLTPLQIVAAVKRHFGGDEAMQGSLEYGVLDTTLGDFTVELDSTPVKKAYQQASEMRLPSPLDDAGSIIKDLAENWVPWELVTPPVPVNQLDAINELVGDLRNQGALGTTKAPQYAFGMHLNPDLPDLDATTIVRHLQAYLCLYDGIVARERPNFTRKLTPHIRHYDEAYIKKVIAEDYAPDIDTLIDDYLAHNPTRNRSLDLLPLFKFLRAEKIDREMNDPRIKARPTFHFRLPNSDIDNPNWGIHIAWHEWLAVEWLAADQERLEQMCSAYSQELDRFGHHLDDQWETRAKEALQQ; encoded by the coding sequence ATGAACAAGTTACACAACAACTGCAAGCTGCCCCCCGAGCGCATGAACCACGAAGGTAAAATGCGCAAGGTGGGCATTGAAATCGAGATGGCCGGGCTCACGCCCCTGCAAATTGTCGCCGCCGTGAAACGCCACTTTGGTGGCGACGAAGCCATGCAGGGCTCGCTGGAGTACGGCGTACTGGATACCACACTGGGTGATTTCACCGTTGAACTGGATTCAACGCCTGTGAAAAAAGCCTACCAACAGGCCTCAGAGATGCGCCTGCCCTCGCCCTTGGATGACGCAGGCAGCATCATCAAGGATTTGGCAGAAAACTGGGTACCTTGGGAGCTGGTAACGCCGCCGGTACCGGTGAATCAACTCGACGCCATTAATGAACTGGTGGGCGATTTACGCAACCAGGGCGCGCTCGGCACCACCAAGGCGCCACAGTACGCCTTTGGCATGCACTTAAATCCGGATTTGCCCGACCTTGACGCCACAACCATTGTGCGTCATTTACAGGCTTACCTCTGTTTATACGATGGCATTGTGGCCCGCGAGCGTCCGAACTTTACCCGCAAGCTCACGCCACACATTCGCCATTACGATGAGGCCTACATTAAAAAAGTGATTGCAGAGGATTATGCGCCCGATATCGACACACTGATAGACGACTACCTGGCGCACAACCCAACACGCAACCGGAGCCTGGATTTGCTGCCGCTGTTTAAATTTTTACGTGCAGAAAAAATCGACCGTGAAATGAACGACCCACGCATCAAAGCGCGGCCCACCTTTCACTTTCGCCTGCCCAACTCCGATATAGATAACCCCAACTGGGGCATCCACATTGCCTGGCATGAATGGCTGGCCGTTGAATGGCTGGCCGCCGACCAGGAGCGGCTGGAACAAATGTGCAGCGCCTACAGCCAAGAGCTGGACCGCTTTGGCCACCACTTGGATGACCAGTGGGAAACCCGCGCTAAAGAGGCACTGCAACAATGA
- a CDS encoding gamma-glutamyl-gamma-aminobutyrate hydrolase family protein produces MTDSRPHIAVTGPDKGFKAGWWASRFILRGLGARPHYISPANPQLERPVDAVIIGGGSDIQPDHYKGDPILGYPYDPARDAFEIAVVEQALAKRLPLLGICRGAQLLNVVKGGNLLGDVRPLRKHTSNRNFITPSKSVRLSLGSRLAKLTQRQQLKVNSLHKQAIATPGEGLQIVARDKDDLVQAVEAPEGFVMGVQWHPEYLPYKKPQRELFRGLCKAASNNSQQATLSVEKRRIIFS; encoded by the coding sequence ATGACAGACTCACGCCCACACATTGCCGTTACCGGCCCAGATAAAGGCTTTAAAGCCGGCTGGTGGGCCAGCCGGTTTATTTTGCGTGGCCTGGGCGCACGCCCGCACTACATCAGCCCAGCCAATCCGCAGCTTGAGCGGCCGGTAGATGCCGTAATTATTGGCGGTGGTAGCGACATTCAACCCGATCACTACAAAGGCGACCCGATTTTAGGCTACCCCTACGACCCGGCGCGCGATGCCTTTGAAATTGCCGTGGTAGAACAGGCTTTAGCCAAGCGCTTGCCATTGCTTGGCATTTGCCGGGGCGCCCAACTGTTGAACGTGGTAAAAGGTGGCAACCTGTTGGGCGATGTGCGCCCGCTGCGTAAACACACGAGCAATCGCAACTTTATTACGCCCTCGAAATCGGTGCGCCTGTCGTTGGGTTCGCGCCTGGCAAAACTGACCCAGCGCCAACAACTCAAGGTTAACAGCCTGCACAAACAGGCCATTGCCACACCCGGCGAAGGCTTGCAAATTGTGGCCCGCGATAAAGACGACCTGGTGCAGGCGGTGGAAGCACCCGAGGGGTTTGTGATGGGCGTGCAGTGGCACCCCGAATACCTGCCCTACAAAAAACCGCAGCGCGAACTGTTTCGCGGCCTGTGTAAAGCGGCCAGTAACAATTCGCAGCAGGCCACGCTTTCGGTGGAGAAGCGCCGCATTATCTTTTCGTAA
- a CDS encoding YdiU family protein: MPAKFDNSFARLGPEFGTRQMPLPLANATLIHLNQALAEALALPQEAVQQMVLGEPLPPGCEPLAMVYAGHQFGGFSPQLGDGRGLLLGEWCTAGNRWDLHLKGAGRTPYSRFGDGRAVLRSSLREYLGSAAMQGLGIPTTQALALAGSRQTVMRERAEPGATLLRVTRCHIRFGHFEYFFYQNQQPLLEKLVNYCASRYLAQGQYSPDDTRANARALLALATRSTAKLIAHWQATGFAHGVMNTDNMSLIGETFDFGPYGFLDDFEPGFICNHSDDQGRYAFDRQAAIGLWNLNALAHSLSGLIAIDDIKTELAHYQHTLSETYYTLMMGKLGLKAQANETQQALLQDLLTLLAANRTDYTGFFRALSESAEQARDLITDRPGALQWLERYSACCNQAAVPERETYMRARNPKFILRNYLAQQAIESAEAGDFSMLEDLFTVLSAPYDEHPGHSALAKPPAAHQKHLPVSCSS, encoded by the coding sequence ATGCCTGCCAAGTTCGACAATTCCTTTGCACGCCTGGGGCCAGAATTTGGCACGCGTCAGATGCCTCTGCCGCTCGCAAATGCCACCCTTATTCACCTGAACCAAGCGCTGGCCGAGGCACTGGCGTTGCCTCAGGAGGCTGTGCAACAGATGGTGTTAGGTGAGCCACTGCCGCCCGGCTGCGAGCCATTGGCGATGGTTTATGCGGGTCACCAGTTTGGCGGCTTCAGCCCGCAGCTAGGTGATGGCCGGGGCCTGCTACTGGGCGAGTGGTGCACCGCGGGCAACCGCTGGGATTTACACCTCAAAGGCGCCGGGCGCACGCCCTATTCGCGCTTTGGCGATGGCCGGGCCGTGCTGCGCTCAAGCCTGCGCGAATACCTGGGCTCTGCAGCCATGCAGGGCCTGGGTATTCCCACCACCCAGGCCCTGGCACTGGCCGGCAGCCGGCAAACGGTGATGCGTGAACGCGCAGAGCCCGGCGCCACTTTGCTGCGCGTCACCCGCTGTCACATCCGTTTTGGCCACTTTGAATACTTTTTCTACCAAAACCAGCAGCCATTACTTGAGAAGCTGGTGAACTACTGCGCCAGCCGGTATTTAGCGCAGGGCCAATACTCGCCCGATGACACCCGCGCCAACGCTCGTGCCTTGCTTGCATTGGCCACCCGCAGCACAGCCAAACTCATTGCCCACTGGCAGGCTACAGGCTTTGCCCACGGTGTGATGAACACCGACAACATGTCGCTCATTGGCGAAACTTTCGATTTTGGCCCCTACGGATTTTTAGATGATTTCGAACCGGGCTTTATTTGTAACCACTCAGACGACCAAGGTCGCTACGCCTTCGACCGGCAGGCGGCCATCGGCCTTTGGAACCTCAATGCCCTGGCACACAGCCTTTCCGGCCTGATCGCCATAGACGACATAAAAACAGAGCTTGCCCACTACCAGCACACGCTCAGCGAAACCTATTACACCTTGATGATGGGCAAACTCGGGCTTAAAGCCCAGGCCAATGAAACCCAACAAGCCTTGCTGCAGGATTTGCTCACGCTACTGGCCGCCAACCGCACCGACTACACGGGGTTTTTCCGCGCTTTAAGCGAAAGCGCAGAGCAGGCCCGCGATCTCATTACCGATCGCCCCGGCGCCCTGCAATGGCTTGAACGCTATAGTGCCTGTTGCAACCAGGCCGCCGTGCCCGAGCGCGAAACTTACATGCGCGCACGCAATCCTAAGTTCATTTTGCGCAACTATTTAGCGCAACAAGCGATAGAAAGTGCCGAAGCTGGCGACTTCTCCATGCTGGAAGATTTGTTCACAGTACTCAGCGCCCCCTACGATGAGCACCCAGGCCACAGCGCCCTTGCCAAGCCGCCCGCAGCACACCAGAAGCATCTGCCGGTGAGTTGCTCAAGTTGA
- a CDS encoding methyltransferase, translated as MPETRPVTEQLTRNLRASLPDGALCITDLPRIPLRLWLLDAALLADRPLSHEVAARVMAAPAYWAFCWASGQALAAKILAEPERVRGRKVLDLGAGSGVVAIACAMAGAARVWACDTDPYAQAAIAANAELNGVNVERVASLDEAPAVDVLLAADILYDPDNRPQVAGLTERAAGVLIADSRVREVPAPGFVLLGEAQARTWPDLGELAQYNLVNFYGFQVS; from the coding sequence ATGCCCGAGACTCGCCCGGTGACTGAACAATTAACCCGAAATTTGCGTGCAAGCCTGCCCGATGGGGCGCTGTGTATCACGGATTTACCACGCATACCCTTGCGCTTGTGGTTGCTGGATGCCGCGTTGTTGGCAGATCGGCCGCTCAGCCATGAAGTGGCGGCCCGGGTAATGGCCGCGCCCGCCTATTGGGCCTTTTGCTGGGCCAGTGGCCAGGCGCTGGCGGCCAAGATACTGGCCGAGCCTGAGCGGGTGCGCGGGCGCAAGGTATTGGACTTAGGGGCCGGTAGCGGTGTGGTGGCCATTGCATGTGCCATGGCGGGCGCCGCCCGTGTGTGGGCCTGCGATACCGACCCCTATGCCCAGGCGGCCATTGCGGCCAATGCCGAGCTAAACGGGGTAAACGTGGAGCGGGTGGCTTCGCTCGATGAGGCGCCAGCGGTGGATGTATTGCTGGCCGCCGACATTCTCTACGACCCGGATAATCGCCCGCAGGTAGCGGGCCTGACTGAGCGCGCAGCCGGTGTGCTGATAGCCGATTCGCGGGTGCGTGAAGTGCCGGCGCCGGGGTTTGTGTTATTGGGAGAAGCTCAAGCCCGCACCTGGCCGGATTTAGGCGAGCTTGCCCAATACAACCTGGTGAATTTCTATGGCTTTCAAGTGAGTTAG
- the sthA gene encoding Si-specific NAD(P)(+) transhydrogenase encodes MSYDYDLIVIGSGPAGQKAAVQGAKAGQKVALVERDKVLGGACVHRGTIPSKTLRENALRVKNMRANASLANFQLAEDTEMATLIDRLDQVLLAHDHYMRKQIERNKIETIHGRAKFVDAHQLHIAKVRGEAQTLSAENIIIATGSFPRKPDNIPVDHEYLFDSDSILSMLYLPKSLTVLGGGVIASEYASIFQALGVKVTMIDKYPRPLGFLDQDLTDKFVHAFTDMGGTWLGEHTVVSARFDGLAGVITECSNGATIRSEKLLCAAGRIANVKDLCIENAGLALNERGLISVDQNLRTSTPNIFAAGDVIGPPSLASTSMEQGRRATCNAIGLNLGRIASVIPSGIYGIPELSAVGLTEQQAIEANGAAIVGRANFEEIARGQISGIQDGMLKLVCDPQGEQLLGVMIVGEGATELIHIGQMALLNDAPVDIFVESIFNFPTLAEAYRVAALAVIGQRKRAKP; translated from the coding sequence ATGAGCTACGACTACGATTTGATTGTGATCGGCAGCGGACCTGCCGGTCAAAAGGCCGCCGTACAGGGCGCAAAAGCGGGGCAAAAAGTGGCATTGGTAGAGCGCGACAAGGTGCTTGGCGGCGCCTGTGTGCACCGCGGCACCATCCCTTCGAAAACCCTGCGCGAAAATGCGTTGCGGGTGAAAAACATGCGCGCCAACGCAAGCCTTGCCAATTTTCAGCTGGCCGAAGACACCGAGATGGCAACCCTTATCGACCGGCTAGACCAAGTGCTGCTTGCCCACGACCACTACATGCGCAAGCAAATTGAACGCAACAAAATAGAAACCATTCACGGGCGCGCAAAGTTTGTGGATGCCCACCAACTTCACATCGCCAAAGTGCGTGGTGAAGCGCAAACCTTGAGCGCTGAAAATATCATCATTGCCACCGGCTCCTTTCCCCGCAAGCCCGACAACATCCCCGTTGATCACGAATACCTGTTCGATAGCGATTCCATTTTATCCATGCTGTACTTACCCAAAAGCCTGACGGTACTCGGCGGCGGGGTGATTGCCAGTGAATATGCCTCTATTTTTCAGGCGCTCGGGGTCAAGGTCACCATGATCGACAAATACCCGCGCCCGCTGGGTTTTTTGGATCAGGATTTAACCGATAAATTTGTGCACGCCTTTACCGACATGGGCGGCACCTGGCTTGGCGAACACACAGTAGTAAGCGCACGCTTTGATGGTTTAGCCGGTGTGATTACCGAGTGCAGCAACGGCGCCACAATACGCAGTGAAAAACTGCTGTGTGCCGCCGGGCGCATCGCCAATGTGAAGGATTTGTGTATTGAGAACGCAGGCCTTGCGCTTAATGAACGAGGGCTCATTTCCGTAGACCAGAACCTCAGAACCAGCACGCCCAACATTTTTGCCGCAGGCGATGTGATTGGGCCACCGAGCCTTGCGTCCACCTCAATGGAGCAGGGCCGGCGCGCCACCTGCAATGCCATTGGCCTGAACCTGGGGCGCATTGCCAGCGTCATTCCCTCGGGTATCTACGGCATCCCCGAGCTCAGCGCCGTGGGGCTTACCGAGCAGCAAGCCATTGAAGCCAACGGCGCAGCCATTGTAGGGCGCGCCAACTTTGAAGAAATTGCCCGCGGGCAAATTTCCGGCATCCAGGATGGCATGCTTAAACTTGTCTGCGATCCGCAGGGTGAGCAGCTGCTGGGCGTCATGATTGTGGGCGAAGGTGCCACCGAGCTCATTCACATTGGCCAAATGGCCCTGCTTAACGATGCACCGGTGGATATTTTTGTAGAGAGTATTTTTAACTTTCCCACCCTTGCCGAAGCTTACCGCGTGGCCGCACTGGCTGTGATTGGCCAGCGCAAGAGGGCCAAGCCCTAA
- a CDS encoding 1-acyl-sn-glycerol-3-phosphate acyltransferase: MSQPPNHKAPLPPSSDQVITHLPDEWPRMGNRFTRWLGRLGLRTMGWRMTGELPKVRQLVIAGGPHTSNWDFVVAMFAILALGVKVSWLGKHTIFRWPLTGLWYKLGGIPVNRGAATGMVEQAVDSFRHNANQIVALMPEGTRSKVDQWKTGFLRIAKGAQVPVLLVGMDYPSKSIHFADMFTPGEDMMADLERVKTFIQSFRGKRPALQ, encoded by the coding sequence ATGAGTCAGCCCCCCAACCATAAGGCCCCTTTACCGCCGAGCTCTGACCAGGTAATTACCCACTTACCGGATGAGTGGCCGCGCATGGGCAACCGTTTTACCCGTTGGCTGGGACGCCTGGGCCTACGCACCATGGGATGGCGCATGACCGGCGAGCTGCCAAAGGTACGCCAGTTGGTGATTGCCGGCGGCCCGCACACCTCTAATTGGGATTTTGTGGTGGCCATGTTTGCCATTCTGGCGCTGGGGGTGAAAGTTTCCTGGCTGGGTAAACACACGATTTTTCGCTGGCCGCTCACGGGCCTGTGGTACAAATTGGGTGGTATTCCGGTAAATCGCGGTGCAGCCACGGGCATGGTAGAGCAAGCGGTAGATAGCTTTCGCCACAACGCCAACCAGATTGTTGCGCTGATGCCCGAGGGCACCCGCTCTAAAGTAGACCAGTGGAAAACAGGCTTTCTGCGCATCGCCAAGGGCGCCCAGGTGCCGGTGCTGCTGGTGGGGATGGACTACCCCAGCAAGTCGATTCACTTTGCCGATATGTTTACCCCCGGTGAAGACATGATGGCAGACCTTGAGCGCGTGAAAACCTTTATCCAGAGCTTTCGCGGCAAGCGCCCGGCGCTGCAGTAA